The Ornithorhynchus anatinus isolate Pmale09 chromosome X5, mOrnAna1.pri.v4, whole genome shotgun sequence nucleotide sequence tttatctctccttctttctccttttccctctttctcctttctctctctcctcctctctcccctttctccttctctctctctgctcccttccctcctttctctctcctttcctctcccctctttgtctcctcgctccttcctctctcctcctttctctctcctccccttccctctccacccttttctctttctccttttccctcttatttcttcctctcatcctctctcccctttctcttctctcctttctccttcctctcccctcccttctctctctctctcctctcatttctctcctgtctcttctcctctttctccttttcttctttctcctttctgtccaccctcttctctctcctttttctctcctcctttctccttttcccctctcctttctctctcctccctcctctccctcgctcccccttctgcttctcctcccgctccttcttcctctctcttcattaCAACAATTACTACTTACCCCCTTTATGAAGcgcttattaagggcttattaagcTCCTAAAAGTCCCCGTCCCCGtcggacagaggagggaaccgaggcgcagaggaagGGGAATGaccggctcaaggtcacccagcagcagacGGGCGGtggggggactagaacccagatccgcctcctccccaccgtcccccttgggcagaggaaaagaaagaggcccAAAGGACGTTTAAGGGTGGAGGCGGGGAACCTGTCCACCACCTCTgcccagcgttcagcacagtcCCGGTTCGTTCATCCGGTTGCAGTTGAACACCggcgcgcggagcactggactgagcgtcgGGGagagtccacccccccccccccaaatcaacggggacattccccgcccacgaagaAAAGTGAATCGATTTGCAGCTGTGAACAcgaggtggagaaactgaggcccggggcggATGCCGTCCTGCCCGAGGGCCCGGAGGTTCTCTGCGCTCCCTCGACCGAGCcccctggggaaactgaggcccagagagggggagccagctgagaagcagcgtggctcagtggaaagagccggggcttgggcgtcagaggtcctgggttcgactcccggctctgccgcttgtcggctgggtgactgggggcaggtcactttgcttctctgtgcctcagtgacctcatctgtaaaatggggatgaagactgggagcccccccgagggacaacccgatgaccctgtctctcccccagcgcttagaacaatgcactgtacagagtaagtgcttagagaccaacgttattattatcattatcctggactttgggccagtcacttcccttctctgggcctcagtttccctcctctaatggggatgaagaccaggagccccacgcgggacctcctgatgaccttggatctcccccagcgcttagcacagtgcttggcacagagtcagcgcttcacaaagacTTATGATGGGGTCACACGGGTCTTGCGttctgtccagcgcttagaacagcgcttggcacatggtaggcacttaaggaacatcatcatcatctccccagAGCCCcacggcccccctcctccccattttccaggcggggaaactgaggcccagagcgggggAGGGACGCTCCCAAGGTTACCCTGCAGACCCTGGgggcccgggttcgaatcccgccctgggcctcagtgtccccctCAGGGCGCAAAGGCTGCCGGGAAAGCCCGGGGCCAAAGAGGACGAGCACATGCTCGGCCTCTGCGCATGCGCCgcccctttccctgctcctcgAGGCCTAGGGCGCATGCGCTGGTGGCCCCCCATCAATTTCCCGCACGCATGCGCTCTCCGTCCCAGCCCCGGCGCTCTACGCATGCGCTGCGCTGCCCCCCCATCTGCGTTCCCAGGACGCATGCgccgccaccccctcctcccaaccggcttttattcattcattcattcattcattcattcaatcgcgtttattAATCACACTGGCAATTCTGCAGCGCTTCCCCAGGGCCGAgggttgttctaagcgctcagaacAAGGTCTCCAACGTCATCAGGTGGTTCCCCCCGCGGGGAGGTTTCAcagttttcgtccccattttccagatgaggtaaaccgaggcccagggaataataataatgatggtaagcgcttactggatccccccagcgcttagaacagtgcttggcacatagtaagcgcttaatagatgccatcattatttttattagagaagtgaaggaggGCAGGCGTAGGAAGATAGCAGGCGCATGCGCTCTCTTCCCCAATTGAGCCAGCCTCGGGCGCAtgcgccgccccctcccaccgGGCCCGTCTTCCCGCCCCAGGTGCGCATGCGTCATTCCGCCCCCCCGCCCACTTCCCTCATTCCCAATACGCATGCGCTCTCCCACGCGCTCGAGGGCTACCTCTCTAAACGAGTGCGCATGCgccttctccccgtcccccttctttctccccgcccccccgcccagtGCGCATGCGCCTCCTCAGAGGTTTTTCCAGGCTCCGATGCGCATGCGCCAACTCCcgtctatctatctctctctctctatccctctctccctccctccctccagccttctTGCCCAGTGCGCCTGCGCCACCCGCCCGAGCGCTTCTTCCAAGCCCCAACGCGCATGCGCcacacccctcctcacccccccagcCGCCTTGCCCAGGGCGCATGCGCCTCCTCCCCGAGCGCTTCTTCCAGCCCCAACGCGCATGCGCCACCTCCCTTCgccttcccccccgcccagccGCCTTGCCCAGTGCGCATGCGCCTCCAGCCCGCGCGTTTCTGCCAGACGCCAACGCGCAAGCGCCACCTCCCGTTCGCCTCCCCCTCGACCGCCTTGCCCAGTGCGCATGCGCCTTCCGCCCGCGCCCTTCTGCCGGGCCTCGACGCGCATGCGCCTcgcggcccctcccctccgcccgcgcCACCGCGCCTGCGCCGCGGCCCCCAACGGCTTTTTCCTAACCCCGTGACGTCATCGCTGTGCCCTAGGTCGGGgttagaggtcagaggtcaggagccGCTATGGCCTCCGGGGGCCCCCGGGAGCCCCGCGCTCAGGTAAGGCGgggagcccctcccccccccttccctgcttgcagcgcagcgctctgcacatagtagggggcgtctagcacagcgctccgcaccttgtaggcgcccagcacagcgctctgcacctagggagaggcgtccagcacagcgctctgcacttttTAGGcctccagcacagtgctctgcacctagggagAGGCGTCcagcgcagcgctctgcccatagtaggaggcgtccagcacagcgctctgcacatagtaggaggcgtccagtactgcgctctgcacataggaggcgcccCGCACCTAGTGAGAGGCGTCCAGCACAGCCCTCTGCACTTTGTAGGCgttcagcccagcgctctgcccctTGTAGGCGCCCAGCGCAGCGCTCTGCCAATAGGAGGcgtccagcacagcgctctgtgcatagtaggaggcgtccagcacagcgctctgcacctagaacCGTCCAGCGCAGCCCTCCGCACGAGGTAGGAGGcgtccagcacagcgctctgcccccagtCGGAGGCACCCGCCACAGGAGCGCTcagcagagcgctctgcacatagtaggcgtccaacgcagcgctctgcacgcagtgggaGGTCTCCAACAcagcgctgtgcacgtagtaGACGTCCAGCACAGCGCTCTCCACCTTGTAGGCGtccagcacggcgctctgcaccatTTAGGggcccagcacagcgctctgcccctagtagGAGGCGTCCAGCACAGCGCCCTGCGCCCAGTGGGAGGCGCCCAGCACAGGAGGACCcagcagagcgctctgcacacagtagggagcGTCCAGCACATACCCCTGCACACATCAGGAGGCAGCCAGCACAGCGCCCCGCCCATAGTAGCCGCCCAGCACCGCACTAGGCCCATAGTAGACGCCCGGCACAGCGCCGTGCTGCCAgtcggcgctcagcacggcgtcCCGCACAGGGTTGGCGTTCAGTAAGGCGCTCCGCACGCCGGCGTCCagcacagcgccccgcacacCAGGAGTTGACGCTTTTAGGGGCCGGTGGGAGATGGACGGCCCCGGACCGACGGCCGaagggcagagcgctgtgctgggcgcct carries:
- the LOC120638144 gene encoding protein TANC2-like; amino-acid sequence: MRLQPARFCQTPTRKRHLPFASPSTALPSAHAPSARALLPGLDAHAPRGPSPPPAPPRLRRGPQRLFPNPVTSSLCPRSGLEVRGQEPLWPPGAPGSPALRRPAQRSANRRRPAQRSVHSRRRPAQRSAPRTVQRSPPHEVGGVQHSALPPVGGTRHRSAQQSALHIVGVQRSALHAVGGLQHSAVHVVDVQHSALHLVGVQHGALHHLGAQHSALPLVGGVQHSALRPVGGAQHRRTQQSALHTVGSVQHIPLHTSGGSQHSAPPIVAAQHRTRPIVDARHSAVLPVGAQHGVPHRVGVQ